Genomic DNA from Anaerolineales bacterium:
AGAAGCCGCCGCCGCTGACGGCGGCGGCTCTGGGCAGTGGAACCAGGACAACCATGGGCAGCAGAACCATGGGGATCGTGAAGATGGCCCGCACAAGCCTCGGATTCATTGCGTGACCTCCGGGTGATTGGCTCGGACGCTTGACATGTCCCCCTGGATCGTGCGGGAAGACACCGGGGACGCTTTCAGTCTACGGGTGACCGGGCACGTCCACAAGGGCGAATGCTGCATCCTGCCGGCGCCAGGGGGGCAGGCGTGCCGGGCGGCAGGCGCCCGTAGTTCGAGGGCGGGTGCGATGCCCCCAGGGTGCTCTGTCCGGCCGGCCCAGGACAAACGTCACCTGCCGGCTTGGGCCCCAGAGCATACAATGTATTCGGAATATTGAATGTGCCACGGAGGCCAAGCATGGACGGCTATGTTGCTGCCGGTGATCTGCTCAAGGTCTGTGGCCATCCTATGCGGCTGCAGATCCTTGAGGTTCTGCTAAGGGATGAGGAGGCTTGCGTCTGTCATCTGGAGGCGCTGCTTGGGCAGCGCCAGGCGGCGATCTCGCAGCATCTGGCGCGGCTGCGCCAGGCTGGACTGGTGACGGACCGGCGCGACGGCTGGAATGTGTACTACACGGTGGCCGAACCTTCGGTGGTGTCCCTGCTGGCGGCTGCCAGGACGACGGCCGCTGGCGCTGCAAACAAGAGCGGCAAGCGGCTGACGTACCGCAGCCCGAGCCGCCGGGCCAGCAAGGCGTGTCCCTGCCCTCACTGTGAGAGCGCTGCAGCGGCCGAACCGGTAGCCTGTTGACCCAGCCGGCCTTTGTCCGGGATCTGGGGACGCTTCCCGGTTCTGGCGGAAGGGCTCGGTTCGCCCAAGGGAGCAACGAATGCCTGAGTACCT
This window encodes:
- a CDS encoding metalloregulator ArsR/SmtB family transcription factor is translated as MDGYVAAGDLLKVCGHPMRLQILEVLLRDEEACVCHLEALLGQRQAAISQHLARLRQAGLVTDRRDGWNVYYTVAEPSVVSLLAAARTTAAGAANKSGKRLTYRSPSRRASKACPCPHCESAAAAEPVAC